The genomic stretch TCCCCACAGAGACGATGGTTGAAGCGGTACAACTTCTTGCGAGAACCGAAGGAATTTTGCTCGACCCCGTTTATACGGGAAAAGCGATGGCAGGACTCATTGGCTTAATCCGCAAAGGTCAATTTAAAAAGGGCGAAAACGTACTGTTTATCCATACTGGTGGGTCGCCTGCCTTATATGCTTATATGCCTACGATCTTGAGTAAATAGATCCGAAAAATGACGGATGAGCAGAAAGCTACAATTTTGAAAGAGAGTGTAATTCATGGATAAAGCCATTGGAATTATCGGTGGAATGGGCCCTCTGGCCACAGTTGACATCTTTCATAAAATTGTCTCAATGACAGAGGCGACTATCGAACAAGAACATATTCATATCATCGTGGATAATAACCCAGGAATACCTGATCGGCTTAATTTTCTCCTCCGTGACGGGGAGAGCCCAGAAAAGGCATTAGTCCAATCCGCCATTAGACTCCAGTGTATGGGCGCAGCTGTATTAATCATGCCCTGCCATACTGCACACTACTTTTATGATGACGTTAAAAAGTATGTAGATATTGACTTCATCAATATGGTTGATGAAACAGCCAAAGAAGTTGTAAAGGCTCTTCCTACCTGCAAGCGGATTGGCTTACTGGCAACGAAAGGTACCTACAATGCCGGTGTCTATGATAAAATATTTGCCCCCTATGGCATAGAAGTCGTTAAACCCAATTTTGAAGGTCAGCAAGCATTAGCCGATTTGATTCTAGCGGTCAAACATGGTCAACCCACCTTTGATTTAACAAACATTTATCGTGTATTAGATCAATTAAAGGATAAGAATGCCGAGATCACAGTATTAGGTTGCACGGAACTCCCTATTGCCTTTGCCAAGTTTAATATCAAGGAAAACTATATCGATCCGACAACTGTACTCGCTCGCACAGCGATTCGATACACCGGTAGAAAAGTACGCGAATCCCTTTCTTAAATGAATGACATAATGAATTTTTTATCCTCAATCTACTTTGTATTAGCATCAATTTTTACTAATTGAGAATTTACTAGCAAAATTAGGATTGGAGGGACAGTTATGTCAAATAAAAAGAAATTAGGGCTACCGACTAAGATGGCCATCGGCATGATTGCTGGTGTGATCGCTGGGATTATTATACAAAGTGCAAATTTGAATGTTAGTGCATATATTAAGCCATTTGGTGATTTGTTTATTCGTTTAATTCGTATGGTGGTTGTTCCTCTTGTATTTGCATCCTTAGTCACAGGCGCTGCGAGTATGGGAGATGCCAAGAAACTAGGAAGTGTAGCGACTAAAGCGATAGTTTGGATGTTTGGAACTTCGGCTTTTGCAACAGGGGTTGGACTTATTTTAGCGAATTTTTTCAAACCGGGTTTGGGACTAAGCCTGAGTACTGAAGGCTTAAAGGCCAAGGAGGTAGTTCCACCCAATGTTGTTGATACTTTGTTAAATATTGTCCCCATGAATCCGATGGAAGCATTTTCTACAGGGAACTTACTTCAGATTATTTTCTTTGCTATGTTTTTTGGATTTGCTTTGAGTGCTATTGGTGAAAAGGGTAGACCCCTCCTTCATATTTTTGAGATGCTTTCTGAGACGATGATTAAGCTTACAGGGATAGTCATGGCATATGCACCTATTGGAGTCTTTGCTTTGATTACTGTTACAGTTTCCCAAAATGGGCTAAATGCCCTTCTACCTTTAGTGAAACTTATCGCTCTTGTATATTTTGCTTGTGTGCTCCAAATCCTTCTCGTATATTTTGTAGCTGTAAAATTT from Desulfitobacterium dichloroeliminans LMG P-21439 encodes the following:
- a CDS encoding dicarboxylate/amino acid:cation symporter — protein: MSNKKKLGLPTKMAIGMIAGVIAGIIIQSANLNVSAYIKPFGDLFIRLIRMVVVPLVFASLVTGAASMGDAKKLGSVATKAIVWMFGTSAFATGVGLILANFFKPGLGLSLSTEGLKAKEVVPPNVVDTLLNIVPMNPMEAFSTGNLLQIIFFAMFFGFALSAIGEKGRPLLHIFEMLSETMIKLTGIVMAYAPIGVFALITVTVSQNGLNALLPLVKLIALVYFACVLQILLVYFVAVKFIAKKSFKEYLKGITEPILVAFTTCSSAAALAVNLKASLRLGASKNVASFTIPLGNTINMDGAALYLGIAALFVAQVFGIDLTMGEQLSILLMSILASIGSVGVPSSALVVMTMVFTSVGLPIEGVALVAGIDRILDMARTTINVMGDSTTALVVSKFEGELGATNFDLKTD
- a CDS encoding aspartate/glutamate racemase family protein, with the translated sequence MDKAIGIIGGMGPLATVDIFHKIVSMTEATIEQEHIHIIVDNNPGIPDRLNFLLRDGESPEKALVQSAIRLQCMGAAVLIMPCHTAHYFYDDVKKYVDIDFINMVDETAKEVVKALPTCKRIGLLATKGTYNAGVYDKIFAPYGIEVVKPNFEGQQALADLILAVKHGQPTFDLTNIYRVLDQLKDKNAEITVLGCTELPIAFAKFNIKENYIDPTTVLARTAIRYTGRKVRESLS